GTATTCCTATCGTTGAGCCTGCCGGAACTCATGCTATTTTCTTAGATGCAAAAAGATTTTTACCACATATTGATCAGGATGCATACCCTGCACAAGCACTTGCTTCGGCATTGTTTGTTGAGTCAGGAGTAAGAGCTATGGAACGTGGAAATGTGTCAAGCGGAAGAAAGAAAAACGGTGAAAATTACAGACCGAAACTTGAATTGGTTCGTCTAACAATTCCTCGTAGAGCTTATACTAATTCTCACATGGATATGGTAGCAGAAAGCATTATTGCTCTTTACAAAAAGAGAGATTCAATAAAAGGTTTGAAGTTCGTTTATGAACCTGCAAATTTGAGATTTTTTCAAGGAAGATTTGAGGAGATATAGTTTAGACGTATTAAATTTTGCAGACTTTTCTTAAAGACACTATATAGTGGCACTAAGAAAACTTTGTATTACTTATTATACTTGGGCTTTGAATTAATAATGGATGTGAATGTAAAAGTCATTCAATTGTCATTAATAGTCATTTAGCCAAGTTGTCATTGGGTTTTGTAACTTAATGACAATTTAATGACTACTTTATGACATTAGATTCAAGCGACAAAATACACATAATATTCTAACAGTCAAAAACATACGTTTTTCTTATAGACACTATATAGGAGCAACTTACCCATAAAGTATGTTGCTTTTATTATATCTGAAATAGAAACGATTTATATCGGTAAGTTTGATGTTTAATTGCTATAAATTCTTTTATTTGAAATTGAAAACTTAACTTTGTGTTTTAAATTTATTATGGATAAGATTCAATTAAAGATATTAGGTATTTCGTCAGGGAATGTAGCTTCTTCCTATACTTTAATAATGGAAGAATTAGGTGGCGAAAGAAAGTTGCCTATTGTAATAGGTGTACTTGAAGCTCAGGCAATAGCGATTAAGCTTGAAAATATTAAGCCAATACGTCCTATGACTCATGATCTTTTTAAAACATTTGCAAAGAGTTTTAAAGTAAGAATAAAGGAAGTTTTTATTTATAAACTCCATGAAGGTATTTTTTATTCATATATTATAGCATCAGCTGGAGATGAAATTTTAAAAATCGACTCAAGAACTTCAGATGCAATTGCACTTGCAATACGTTTTAATTGTCCTATTTATACAAATGAAGAAATATTATCAGAAGCAGGTATTGCTTTAAAATCTTTTCAAATGAAAAATATGGAAAATCCAAAAGAGGAAACTGTTGAGGATGAAAAATCTCCGGAAGGTGGAGGTAATGAGGATGTTGCTATTGACGATTTAAGTACTTACTCAATAAATGAATTAACGGATATGCTTGATAAAGCAATAGCTGAAGAAGATTATATTTTTGCTGCAAAAATTAGAGATGCAATTAAAATTAAGGAAAGTAAATGAAAAAAACAATTCTGTTTGCTAATATTTCTTTCCTTATTTTTTTGTTATTTTTCACAATACATACAAATAAAGTATATGGCAAAGAATCATCAAATATTGAAGGTGAATGGCATATTTACTCCTCCGAAATAGGAACCATTGATAAAAATGAAAACGAAATTAATGTTCATTATTTTACTTTTAATAAAGACAATACTTATTTATATAAAAATAAAAGTACAAAAAAATCATACAAAGGGGAATGGTCGTTCTCAGATAAAAATATTTTTTCATTAAAAAGACAAGGACAGAAAAACCTAAAGGAATTTGAGGTAATAAAATTAACAGATTCGGAATTTGTTATTAAAGATGGAGAAAAAGTTTTTTTATTTGTTACAAATGAAAAAACAACCGGTGGAATAGGGAACTTCAGAGGAATTATCGGCATTTTTGTTTTAATTTTTATTGCCTTTTTGATAAGTGATAATAAAAAGAAGATTAATTGGAGAATTCCAGCAGTTGGGATTTTAATGCAACTTACATTTGCTATTGGTGTTTTAAAAATTGCTTTTATCCGAAATGCTTTTGATGGTGTTTCTTCATTTTTTGTTCAACTTCTTGCTTTTACTCGCGAAGGCTCCTTATTTCTTTTTGGAAGTTTAATTGAAAATACCGAATCATTCGGGTATATTTTTGCTTTTCAGGTTTTACCAACTGTAATTTTCTTTTCTGCCTTAACTTCAGTACTTTATTATTATGGAATTTTACAAAAAGTTGTTTGGGTTTTTGCATGGGTAATGAGGAAGGCAATGCATTTGTCAGGTGCTGAAAGTCTTTCTGCTGCTGCAAATATTTTTATCGGACAAACAGAAGCCCCTTTGGTTATAAAACCATATTTGCCAACTATGACAAAATCGGAGATAATGGCTTTGATGACAGGAGGGATGGCTACTATTGCAGGAGGTGTACTTGCTGCTTACATTGGTTTTTTAGGTGGAGCTGACCCTGAGCAACAAAAATTATTTGCTACTCATTTATTAACAGCATCAATTATGAATGCTCCTGCTGCCTTGTTTATTGCAAAAATTATTCTTCCTGAAACTAAAGAAATAAGGAAAGACCTAAGTGTTTCAAAAGAAGTGGTTGGAACAAATGTACTTGATTCACTTGCCAAAGGAACTACTGACGGTTTGCGTTTAGCTGTTAATGTGGGAGCTATGTTACTGGTTTTTACTGCTATGATGGCTCTTATGAATTATATAGTTTTTCATTGGATTGGAAATCCTACAGGTTTAAATGATTACATAAATGAAGTAAGTGGTGGACAGTATGAAGGTTTTAATATGCAATTTATTCTCGGGATGATATTCGCTCCAATTGCTTGGCTAATCGGTATTCCTTCAAATGACATTGTTATGGTTGGTCAGTTATTAGGTGAAAAAACTATTTTAAATGAATTTTATGCTTACACTTCTTTAGGCGGATTAAGAGATTCATTTTTACTAACAAATCCAAGGTCAGTAATAATTACAACTTATGCTTTGTGTGGCTTTGCAAATTTTGCTTCTATAGGTATTCAAATTGGTGGGATAAGTGCATTAGCACCAAACCAAAGAACAGTTTTGTCAAAACTAGGATTAAAAGCACTTATAGGTGGTACAATTGCTTCTTTGCTTACAGCAAGTATTGCAGGAATGATAATTGGTTTTTAACTTACCTTTAAAATAATAATTTATTTTAGGAAAAAACTAAACAATTTGTTATCAAATAAATAATTATTATATTTGCAAATATATTAAAGATATATTCAATTTTATTAGTGCATGAATCGAGTAAAACTACAGAGATTTACACTCATATTACTAGCAAAGGACTTGGCGGCATCGTTAATCCATTGGATGATATGGAATTATAGGTTTTTGAGTATATCAACATATAATGGAAATAAACGGAAGTTCTGTTTATATTAATGTTATAGCCAATTGCGGACAACAAAATAAAAAAGTGAAATTAACAAAAGAGCAATATGACATAATCAATTCGACTGGCAACATTAAAATAAATGCTGTTGCTGGTTCTGGAAAGACTACGACTGTAATTGAATACGCAAAAGCTCGACCACAAAACAGTAAAATTCTTTATCTTGCTTTTAACAAGTCGGTCAAATTAGAAGCCGTTAAAAAATTCCAAGAAAAAGGAGTTTCAAATGTAAAAGTTGAAACGGCTCATTCACTTGCTTACAAAAACATTGTTTTCAAATACAATTATAAAGTCAGACACCAAGGTTTTAAAACTTATGAAGTTGCTGAACTTTTAAAGCTTCAAGGAAATGGAGAAAAGCACGCTGAATATATTATTGCAAACCATATAAACAAATTCATTGCTTATTTCTGTAATA
This window of the Bacteroidota bacterium genome carries:
- a CDS encoding AAA family ATPase; protein product: MKLTKEQYDIINSTGNIKINAVAGSGKTTTVIEYAKARPQNSKILYLAFNKSVKLEAVKKFQEKGVSNVKVETAHSLAYKNIVFKYNYKVRHQGFKTYEVAELLKLQGNGEKHAEYIIANHINKFIAYFCNSNKAKIQDLNYLDIVSDSKAKTFVTTFYDYIEGQTRLLLSKMDKGEIEITHDFYLKKFQLSNPKLNFDYILFDEGQDASPAMLDVFLKQEANKVIVGDT
- a CDS encoding nucleoside transporter C-terminal domain-containing protein encodes the protein MKKTILFANISFLIFLLFFTIHTNKVYGKESSNIEGEWHIYSSEIGTIDKNENEINVHYFTFNKDNTYLYKNKSTKKSYKGEWSFSDKNIFSLKRQGQKNLKEFEVIKLTDSEFVIKDGEKVFLFVTNEKTTGGIGNFRGIIGIFVLIFIAFLISDNKKKINWRIPAVGILMQLTFAIGVLKIAFIRNAFDGVSSFFVQLLAFTREGSLFLFGSLIENTESFGYIFAFQVLPTVIFFSALTSVLYYYGILQKVVWVFAWVMRKAMHLSGAESLSAAANIFIGQTEAPLVIKPYLPTMTKSEIMALMTGGMATIAGGVLAAYIGFLGGADPEQQKLFATHLLTASIMNAPAALFIAKIILPETKEIRKDLSVSKEVVGTNVLDSLAKGTTDGLRLAVNVGAMLLVFTAMMALMNYIVFHWIGNPTGLNDYINEVSGGQYEGFNMQFILGMIFAPIAWLIGIPSNDIVMVGQLLGEKTILNEFYAYTSLGGLRDSFLLTNPRSVIITTYALCGFANFASIGIQIGGISALAPNQRTVLSKLGLKALIGGTIASLLTASIAGMIIGF
- a CDS encoding bifunctional nuclease family protein, with amino-acid sequence MDKIQLKILGISSGNVASSYTLIMEELGGERKLPIVIGVLEAQAIAIKLENIKPIRPMTHDLFKTFAKSFKVRIKEVFIYKLHEGIFYSYIIASAGDEILKIDSRTSDAIALAIRFNCPIYTNEEILSEAGIALKSFQMKNMENPKEETVEDEKSPEGGGNEDVAIDDLSTYSINELTDMLDKAIAEEDYIFAAKIRDAIKIKESK